A section of the Paenibacillus yonginensis genome encodes:
- a CDS encoding IS3 family transposase, with amino-acid sequence MRERRDRWTVKEMCKVLAVSESGYYRSLKPTPKRERQERLLVKIKEIIEEYEDNSNYGAQRIRLALAQKEIVTSYSTVYRIMKKHGLLKKVRRHPNGITREDAAAQKSENLIQRDFSASAPNQKWLSDITEVPCLDGKLYVSAVLDCFNGEIVGLAMDDNMRKELCIQAFENACRARNARGMIYHSDRGSQFTSHAFRACLAKRDVVQSMSGTGRCYDNARMESFFATLKKEKLYKIKTEQYPMAYMKSIIFRYIMVYYNRQRVYTSNPGGWPPAIYRERMLSQAA; translated from the coding sequence ATCCGTGAACGACGGGATCGATGGACCGTCAAAGAGATGTGCAAAGTACTTGCTGTCAGCGAATCAGGCTATTACCGCAGCTTGAAGCCCACACCCAAACGAGAGCGGCAAGAACGCCTTCTGGTCAAAATCAAAGAAATCATCGAAGAATATGAAGACAACAGCAATTACGGTGCCCAGCGGATTAGGCTGGCTCTAGCGCAAAAAGAGATCGTGACCAGCTACAGCACCGTCTATCGCATCATGAAGAAGCACGGTCTGCTGAAGAAAGTGAGGCGTCATCCAAACGGCATTACACGTGAGGATGCGGCAGCTCAAAAGAGCGAGAACCTGATCCAGAGAGACTTCAGCGCCTCAGCCCCCAACCAGAAGTGGCTATCGGATATCACAGAAGTGCCTTGTTTAGACGGTAAGCTGTATGTGTCCGCCGTATTGGACTGTTTCAATGGGGAGATCGTGGGTCTGGCCATGGATGACAACATGCGTAAGGAACTCTGCATCCAAGCTTTTGAGAATGCCTGCAGGGCCAGAAATGCTCGTGGAATGATTTATCACAGCGACCGAGGCAGCCAGTTCACGAGCCACGCATTCCGAGCGTGTCTGGCTAAACGAGATGTCGTTCAAAGCATGAGCGGCACAGGGCGCTGCTATGACAACGCAAGAATGGAAAGCTTCTTTGCTACGCTAAAGAAAGAAAAGCTATATAAGATCAAAACCGAGCAATACCCGATGGCCTATATGAAATCGATTATCTTCCGATACATCATGGTCTATTACAACAGACAGAGGGTTTACACCTCTAATCCAGGGGGATGGCCCCCAGCTATTTATCGCGAAAGAATGCTGTCACAGGCAGCTTAA
- a CDS encoding transposase, whose product MNRYDKAFKEEAVRLSDEIGPKKAAEQLGVAYHTLQDWRKRRTLHGDGAHIGSGRAYASANKTTREIELERENSELRRANEILKDALGFFAKDRKR is encoded by the coding sequence ATGAATCGGTACGACAAAGCATTCAAAGAAGAAGCGGTAAGGTTAAGCGATGAGATCGGGCCCAAGAAAGCGGCCGAGCAGTTAGGCGTAGCCTACCACACCTTGCAGGACTGGAGGAAACGAAGAACCCTGCACGGTGATGGAGCGCATATCGGAAGTGGTCGCGCTTATGCATCTGCCAATAAGACTACGCGTGAAATCGAATTAGAAAGAGAAAACAGCGAGTTGCGTCGTGCGAATGAAATTCTCAAGGACGCACTTGGTTTTTTCGCAAAAGACCGGAAGCGCTAA
- a CDS encoding aldo/keto reductase: MKTIKLGTSSLEVPVVAVGCMRINSLDKNGAERFVQSALDLGANFFDHADIYGAGECEEIFADAIHMSPSVRENIILQSKCGIRPGISFDFSKEHILNSVDGILKRLKTDYLDVLLLHRPDALVEPEEVAEAFEQLEKAGKVRHFGVSNQKPMQIELLKKFVKQPIVANQLQLSITNANMISNGVNVNMEVDSSIDRDGSILDYCRLHDITIQPWSPFQYGFFEGVFLGSDKFPELNKKIDEIAAKYSVSNTTIAIAWLLRHPAQMQPIIGTMNIDRLDDCVKAADVVLTREEWYEIYTAAGNILP; this comes from the coding sequence ATGAAAACGATTAAACTAGGAACAAGCTCACTTGAAGTGCCTGTTGTAGCCGTTGGCTGCATGCGCATCAATTCCCTGGATAAAAACGGCGCCGAACGTTTCGTGCAATCCGCACTGGACCTAGGTGCCAACTTCTTCGATCACGCCGACATTTACGGTGCAGGTGAATGCGAAGAAATTTTTGCAGATGCTATACATATGAGCCCTTCGGTCCGCGAGAATATTATTCTGCAGTCCAAATGCGGCATCCGTCCCGGCATCAGCTTTGACTTCTCCAAAGAGCATATCCTGAATTCGGTAGACGGCATTCTGAAGAGACTGAAGACCGACTACCTCGACGTACTGCTGCTGCATCGTCCGGATGCTTTGGTAGAGCCGGAAGAAGTTGCTGAAGCGTTCGAACAATTGGAGAAAGCGGGCAAAGTCCGTCATTTCGGCGTATCGAACCAGAAGCCGATGCAGATCGAGCTGCTGAAGAAATTCGTGAAGCAGCCGATCGTGGCGAACCAGCTTCAGCTGAGCATCACCAATGCCAACATGATTTCCAACGGCGTTAACGTCAACATGGAAGTGGATTCCTCAATCGACCGCGACGGCAGTATCCTGGATTACTGCCGCCTGCATGACATTACCATTCAGCCTTGGTCTCCGTTCCAATACGGCTTCTTCGAAGGCGTGTTTCTGGGCAGCGACAAGTTCCCTGAGTTGAACAAGAAAATCGACGAAATCGCCGCTAAATACAGCGTGAGCAATACGACCATCGCAATTGCCTGGCTGCTCCGTCACCCTGCGCAAATGCAGCCGATCATCGGTACGATGAACATCGACCGTCTGGACGATTGTGTGAAAGCGGCAGACGTGGTATTAACTCGTGAAGAGTGGTATGAAATCTACACAGCGGCCGGCAATATCCTGCCATAA
- a CDS encoding discoidin domain-containing protein translates to MLLNWEGAYGKTYQVQVSQAEQPGDDDWTDWYTENAGNGGQDLIFEEPAEARYVRILGTARGTKYGYSLWGMEVYGTPAGDSGETGEDGDNPGSGTADPLAPPTLTADTYDNYADRT, encoded by the coding sequence GTGCTTTTGAACTGGGAAGGCGCCTACGGTAAAACTTATCAAGTGCAGGTCTCCCAAGCCGAGCAGCCGGGGGACGACGACTGGACTGATTGGTATACGGAAAATGCAGGGAATGGCGGTCAGGACCTGATTTTTGAGGAACCGGCTGAAGCCCGCTATGTACGTATATTAGGCACAGCTAGAGGCACGAAATACGGTTATTCTTTATGGGGAATGGAAGTGTACGGCACTCCTGCGGGGGATTCGGGTGAAACCGGAGAAGATGGTGACAATCCCGGCTCGGGAACAGCGGATCCCCTTGCCCCGCCTACCTTAACTGCAGATACCTATGACAATTATGCGGACCGTACCTAG
- a CDS encoding DUF1533 domain-containing protein — protein MTAVTTENQAGHEIELTFPDDPGWREAISGVRINGNAAAMEKVAIGQGSIRPDPLLFLPPGSYTVSVLADGYAGNEVSQLILSASPNVALGQTASAFSSVQAAAKAVDGNPNTRWESESKDPQWPFGRSWRFFTKLTPCF, from the coding sequence CTGACGGCTGTTACGACGGAGAACCAGGCTGGTCATGAGATCGAGCTCACCTTCCCGGACGATCCGGGCTGGCGCGAGGCAATAAGCGGCGTACGAATCAATGGAAACGCGGCGGCTATGGAGAAGGTGGCCATAGGTCAGGGCAGCATCAGGCCGGATCCTTTGCTGTTCCTGCCCCCAGGCAGCTATACGGTTTCCGTTTTGGCTGATGGATACGCAGGGAATGAGGTTTCCCAGCTGATCCTGTCAGCATCGCCTAACGTGGCGCTGGGCCAAACGGCATCCGCATTCTCGTCCGTTCAGGCTGCGGCCAAAGCAGTAGACGGCAATCCAAACACTCGCTGGGAATCCGAGTCTAAAGACCCGCAGTGGCCTTTCGGTAGATCTTGGCGGTTTTTTACCAAATTGACTCCGTGCTTTTGA
- a CDS encoding amino acid permease — translation MENSGSLQKTIKLPQAAALYAGAVLGSGVLIVPGLAAELSGPASLLAWGFMTLLVLPMALLMGLLSAKYPNAGGVSHFVTMAYGPKAGALVGWFFLMSVPIGAPVAALTGAGYLTAAMGWGEPARVLSASLMLLIGLWINVTGMKVAGSIQVAVVISIAAVLVLAIAASLPSMEPSHFTPFAPHGWISVGQSAAMLFWCFIGWEAVSHLSEEFVDPQRTAVKGVMIAAIAVGLLYFLTALATVGTQSYLKGGSDVSMVWAISRLFGHWGGVIAGLTGVFICTATIIAYAGAASRLAYALSRQGEAPRWMGRLSFKYKTPVGGLLFLAVCFVGVMVLYGSGTLSLTFLIQLPNASFILTYLGGCAAGIILLKGSRWGPVMSWISFLCTAVVFPFVGWAFLYPLLIVVLFWLAKWRQSRRASTPGRLRQSGEDNREGELD, via the coding sequence ATGGAAAATTCAGGTTCACTTCAAAAAACAATCAAACTGCCGCAGGCGGCGGCTTTATATGCGGGCGCCGTCTTGGGATCGGGCGTCCTGATCGTACCCGGACTGGCAGCGGAGCTGTCGGGGCCAGCGTCCCTGCTCGCTTGGGGATTCATGACCCTGCTGGTGCTGCCGATGGCTTTATTAATGGGGCTTCTGTCAGCCAAATATCCGAATGCCGGCGGCGTATCCCATTTTGTAACGATGGCTTATGGCCCTAAGGCCGGGGCACTGGTCGGCTGGTTTTTCCTGATGTCGGTACCGATCGGCGCCCCTGTAGCAGCATTAACAGGAGCCGGTTATTTAACGGCGGCTATGGGGTGGGGCGAACCTGCCCGGGTTCTCAGCGCATCGCTTATGCTGCTGATCGGACTTTGGATTAATGTGACCGGCATGAAAGTGGCAGGAAGCATTCAAGTAGCCGTTGTCATTTCAATTGCGGCAGTTCTGGTTCTGGCGATTGCGGCCTCTCTGCCGTCGATGGAGCCGTCCCATTTTACCCCGTTTGCCCCGCATGGATGGATCAGCGTCGGCCAGTCTGCCGCGATGTTATTCTGGTGTTTCATCGGCTGGGAAGCGGTCTCGCATTTGTCGGAAGAATTTGTGGACCCTCAGCGCACCGCCGTAAAAGGCGTAATGATCGCGGCCATAGCCGTCGGCCTTCTTTATTTTCTGACCGCCTTGGCCACCGTAGGCACTCAAAGTTATCTGAAAGGCGGGTCTGACGTCTCCATGGTTTGGGCAATCAGCCGGCTGTTTGGGCATTGGGGCGGCGTTATCGCCGGACTTACAGGCGTATTTATTTGTACGGCTACCATTATTGCTTACGCAGGTGCGGCGTCCCGTCTGGCTTACGCTTTGTCTCGTCAGGGTGAAGCCCCCCGCTGGATGGGCCGCTTGTCCTTCAAATACAAGACTCCGGTAGGAGGTCTGTTATTTCTGGCTGTTTGTTTCGTGGGAGTCATGGTACTGTATGGCAGCGGGACCCTTTCCCTTACATTCCTGATTCAGCTGCCGAATGCCTCTTTTATCTTGACCTATCTGGGCGGCTGCGCGGCGGGCATCATTTTGTTAAAAGGCAGCAGGTGGGGCCCGGTTATGTCGTGGATTTCTTTCCTTTGTACGGCGGTCGTGTTTCCATTTGTAGGATGGGCGTTTCTGTACCCGCTGCTCATCGTTGTGCTGTTTTGGCTGGCGAAATGGCGTCAAAGCAGGAGAGCTTCTACACCGGGAAGGCTCCGCCAATCCGGAGAAGACAACCGGGAAGGGGAACTGGATTAA
- a CDS encoding transposase, with product MYILQECLFSFEELLKIQPKERLPIFFSSLDLRPYAKELRSRSPRGAEGYCRQGILRALLAAPLEGISTFSGLHKRLDTDLRFRYQCGLPLDREAPSISTLSRVFSELTRKDLAKRLFEDLVTRCQQEGIIEGSNVAIDSAALRAYEKKQPKRKSEQTGNANWGAKIDSFGNKITWFGYKIHLAVDTKSELPIALEVTPAHVNDGEMAPGLIEKTASRTSTRFFILDAGYDQMKVYEAARNVKAQAIIPLNLRGEKEPPAGMTSNGTPCCSMGYAMTYWGVDGDMHKFRCPHATGKVDCPLGMAACSSSNYGMVVKVNAKDDLRRYSIPHRDTKRWKELYNERTSVERCNSRLKTYLTADAAHVRGIQKVTTHQYLNAIVLLASALAVSHHSKRAAA from the coding sequence TTGTATATTCTCCAAGAATGTCTGTTTTCCTTCGAAGAACTTTTAAAAATTCAACCCAAGGAGAGATTGCCGATCTTCTTCAGCTCTCTCGATCTGAGACCGTATGCCAAGGAACTGAGAAGCCGTTCACCCCGAGGCGCTGAGGGATACTGCAGACAAGGTATTCTACGAGCACTCTTGGCTGCGCCGCTTGAAGGAATAAGTACCTTTTCAGGGTTGCATAAGCGTTTGGATACGGATCTCCGGTTTCGTTATCAGTGTGGTCTTCCGCTGGATCGAGAAGCTCCTTCCATATCCACATTAAGCCGAGTTTTCTCAGAACTGACGAGAAAGGACTTGGCAAAACGGCTTTTTGAGGATTTGGTCACACGCTGTCAGCAGGAAGGTATCATAGAAGGCAGTAACGTCGCCATAGACAGCGCCGCTCTCCGCGCTTACGAGAAAAAGCAGCCCAAACGCAAAAGCGAGCAAACGGGTAATGCGAACTGGGGCGCAAAAATTGATTCCTTCGGCAATAAAATCACATGGTTTGGTTACAAAATTCATCTGGCGGTCGATACGAAAAGTGAATTGCCGATCGCCTTGGAAGTAACGCCGGCGCATGTCAATGATGGAGAAATGGCGCCGGGCCTGATCGAGAAAACAGCGTCCAGGACGAGCACACGATTTTTCATACTCGATGCGGGCTACGACCAAATGAAAGTTTATGAGGCCGCCCGCAACGTCAAGGCACAAGCCATCATTCCCCTTAATCTTCGGGGGGAGAAGGAACCGCCTGCTGGCATGACCTCGAACGGAACACCGTGCTGTTCCATGGGTTATGCGATGACATACTGGGGAGTTGACGGCGATATGCATAAATTTCGCTGCCCGCATGCCACGGGTAAAGTCGACTGTCCGCTTGGCATGGCTGCCTGCTCGTCTTCAAACTATGGAATGGTCGTCAAAGTAAATGCGAAGGATGATCTCCGGCGATACAGCATCCCTCATCGGGATACAAAGCGTTGGAAGGAACTTTACAATGAACGAACCAGCGTAGAACGCTGCAACTCCCGATTGAAAACCTATTTGACGGCAGACGCCGCACATGTCCGGGGCATTCAGAAAGTCACAACTCACCAGTATTTGAATGCCATTGTTCTGCTTGCATCTGCGCTCGCCGTTTCTCATCATTCAAAACGGGCTGCCGCTTAA
- a CDS encoding LysR family transcriptional regulator — protein sequence MESRHLLTFLTVVEAGSFTKAALKLGYAQSSITSQIQALETELEVPLFDRIGKKIKVTDAGRRLLPYAQEISKMHTLAKDALRSQEEISGTLTIGSPESLAAFRLPGIIREYRQNFPQVKIMLKPGLCWEMTSMVQNGELDLAFLLQPAEENKDLELEILVQEQMALVAPAGHPLADHGLVAPSDLKHETLLYTEPGCTYRTLFERQLNNQGVFPEQKLEFWSIEAIKQCVMAGLGLSLLPQISVHQELAEGKLVKLKWDDRPLRLSTQMVVHKKKWKSPALEAFLGIAKRHGAAWREEETYLD from the coding sequence ATGGAATCCCGGCATTTGCTTACCTTTTTGACCGTAGTGGAAGCGGGCAGCTTTACCAAAGCAGCGCTTAAGCTCGGCTACGCCCAGTCCAGCATTACTTCTCAGATTCAGGCGCTGGAGACGGAGCTTGAGGTCCCTCTGTTTGACCGGATCGGCAAAAAAATCAAAGTGACTGACGCGGGACGGCGTCTGCTTCCTTACGCGCAGGAAATTTCCAAAATGCACACTTTGGCCAAAGATGCGCTGCGCTCCCAGGAAGAAATCAGCGGCACCTTAACCATCGGGTCTCCCGAATCGTTGGCGGCTTTCCGGCTGCCCGGCATCATTCGCGAATACAGGCAAAACTTCCCTCAGGTTAAAATTATGCTGAAACCCGGCCTGTGCTGGGAAATGACCTCTATGGTACAGAACGGCGAGCTTGATCTGGCGTTTCTGCTCCAGCCTGCCGAGGAAAATAAAGATCTGGAGCTCGAAATCCTTGTTCAGGAACAGATGGCGCTGGTCGCCCCTGCCGGCCATCCGCTGGCAGATCATGGGCTTGTTGCACCGTCCGACTTAAAGCACGAAACGCTGCTTTATACGGAACCGGGCTGCACCTACCGGACCTTGTTTGAACGCCAGTTGAACAACCAGGGCGTCTTCCCGGAGCAGAAGCTGGAATTTTGGAGTATTGAAGCGATCAAGCAATGCGTGATGGCAGGGCTTGGTCTCTCCCTGCTCCCCCAAATCAGTGTCCATCAAGAGCTGGCAGAGGGGAAGCTTGTCAAGCTCAAATGGGATGACCGCCCACTGCGGCTGTCTACGCAAATGGTGGTTCACAAGAAGAAATGGAAATCGCCGGCGCTGGAGGCCTTCCTCGGGATCGCCAAACGGCACGGCGCCGCTTGGCGTGAAGAAGAAACGTATTTGGATTAG